The genomic segment TCTATCTACTTTGGTAATGAACAATCTTGAAtggtatattttttataaaattattagttTTTATTATTGGTGAATACTTGTTacaattatatatttaattaaatatattttttatgatcATATCTTTGttactaattttattattaaattttgctcaaatttaataaatatttcaaaaaatatgtAATTTATATTCGTATTTAGATAAAAAGATATAGACAGGATATCTATTTAATATTCGTACCTATATCTctatttattaaaaaagtatagatacaaatataaatgtattaatattttatatatttttaacccTAAATATCAGGCCTAAAATATTCTTCGGTAGTTCGGATGAGCTGGTGAAATATCACTATATGGCGGTCTCTTGACCACAAAAATGGATACTTATATTTATATCTTTGTTGGTGCCAACTTCGTGCCAGCTTTTACTATCAAGGGCGGAAACCATCAGATCTCTACGCGTTTGACGAGACTGAGCAAAACCATCAGCTCTCTACGTGTTTGACGAGACTGGGCAACCGAAAGATATGGCTGATGGTTGAAACTGGCCTTTTATTGCTTATAATATATACCACTATTGGAGCCTTGCACTGGACAATGCAAGTAATTAACCTGAAAAATCCTTGGATTCCATATGGGCATCTTGATGACAAAAGTGAGCGAGACATGAGACTTCTCCCATCTCTGCCTGATTTTAAGGTAAACTTTGTAGATGGTTGATCAGCCAAGTTAAAATTGGGAGAATTAATCTTAGTAATAATTAGGGTGCTTCATATCAGCACTAGAGCTCCAAATTCCATCAGAATTTTCGCAGTTAGGCATGCTTGGGCGAGAATTGAACTAGGGTGGTTGACCCTCTGGAAGTTGCTAATGATGTGCATGTGTTGTAGGTGATATCTAGCTATGGCTATTGAAGAAAGAAGATTTGTACATATGCATGCATCAATATTAGGGTTTTGCCTGCTAAAATAAGCTGAAATGAGTATATGGCAATCTCCAAATGCTGTCAGAAGAATACTTTTAGCTGAAGGTGAGAGTATTATGCATGCTAAGACTGAAACGAGcttcatttgattttgaaaCAACCACCCAAAGTTCATTTTCATCTGAGTGTAATCTAAAAGGGCTGGGATTGTATCTTTTGTGCATAAGAAGGACTGTGATTTGAGATCTGCGCGGTGGATGATCTAATGATGGATTCATGTGAAAGAAGGTAAATCCTTATTTAACGTGAAGGAAGCAATCCTTCTCCATTCTGGAATGTTAGTACTGCTCCAACCTCTTAAAAGTTAGGGATGCATATCAAGCAGGTTGGGCTGGGCCATAGGTAGTCTCGGGCTCAACCTGAATAACACGCacgcacacatacatacatgcaacaTAGGCATGGGGACAGTCTGGGTCAAGTTATTAGGCTCATAATCACTAGTCTAAACTTGGTCCAACTTTAAatcaggtcaattttgatgaccTGGGTTCAGCCTAATCCATTGAAACATGAACCCAACACTCTTATAACGTGGGCTCAGTCGAGTAGGCCATGGccataaataaaaattatagtgAGAATCCCGAAGTCCCGAGCACAAATTTCTCACTCTTGCAGACTAAGATCTAAATATTATTTCAGCATGCATGGAAGCTTCCATATGAGTTTAAGAATTAAACAAAGACTTCCCCACATCATAACTCTTGCTAACTTTAATATACTATACCTTCACCGCATACACCTGGAAGCCAAAATCTTAAACTAAACTTAGTCAATTTCTCCCACCTGCCTACCCCGCGAAGGTCGCTTCTAGCCTTCTACCATCCATCCAGCTGCATCCTTTTCACACACaagcaaacaaaaagaaaggaaagaaaagaaaagaaaaacacaagaaaataaaaaaaaaaacagcaacgGCTTGCAGGaaatctaaaaaaattattacattCAAAAACCATGGAAAAACCAATCGCcacccttctttctctctctctcgcgcgcgcgTCCTCAAGTCAACTCTCTTCCCCTCCTTCCTTTCCCAAACACCATTAAGTAAAGGACAAAAAGCCACCAATGTGGAATAATAGTAGtaagaaggaagagagattcTAGCTCTTCCTTGGAGCTTGAGagtcctcttcctctttctgTCTCTCTCCATGAACTCATAAAAGCAGTCATCTTCTCGGAGCTGGTTTGATGTAATTGCCAACTGAGGCTTCTAACTCGCATCGTTTCCATGCAAATTAAGCCATTTTAGATTGGCGCCGACTCCTCCGGGACATGAACCAGGCCTTCCTGTTCCATTGAATTCGTTGCTGCTTTTTCGGGTCCATGGTCTGAATCCCATGCACTGAGTTGAAGCTCATACCAAGATGCACTCCGGGAACCAGTGGGGCGGCGCGTTCGAGATCCATGTCGACCCTGCCACCGACGACGAGCACAGCCGCAGCTTGGATTTGGACCGAGGAGCCCTCTCCCGGCACCAGCTCGACGAGACGCAGCAGAGCTGGCTGCTCGAACCGCAGGACGGCAGCCAGAAGAAGGACAAGTACGTTGACCTTGGCTGCGTCGTCTGCAAGCGCAAGGTGCTCTGGTGGGTCATTTGGTCGGCTCTGATTGCATTTGTCGTCGTCGGAATTCCCATCATCATCGTCAAGTCATTACCCAAGCACAAGGAGAAGGCGCCGCCGCCGGACCGGTACGCAATGGCCCTCCAAAAGGCCCTCCTGTTCTTCAATGCACAGAAATGTAAGATGCTGACGCTcttatcatcttcttcttcttcttgtttggatctctgcttcgtggtTTATTTATTGATCATCCAAGAATTGGTCTAATGATTGCTTGGTCTGCATCAATTTTATCAGTTAGGATTGCAATCTTTGGCAGATTTTTGTGGCAGTGCTGTGGTCGTATAGCGTGTTTTATATTGATTAATTTGGAGGGAAAATGGTTATGTAATTCCTGGCCTACACAATTCTGGTTCATGGTCTCCACAATTCTGTCAGTAATTTGGCAGATTCAGGTTTTTTGCTTCATTTGACGCATTGGCTCAAAGTGGGATCATATGTAGTATTAAGTCGGATCGCAAACTATTTCTGCTTACATACATTTTTGTGGTCATATAATCTTGAGACTAATTCTGACTTCCATGAGTCAAATGTGGGGTTGATGAATTGGCCAGCTAGATGATCTGATTCTCAGGCTAGATCTTGTATTAGATCACACTTCTAATTGGAAGAAACCAGTAGATCAGAACTCGACACTGCTCGGTAGTAACCAATCAAATACTTAAGCAATAAATGTTCCTCATAAGAGTACTGCCCTGGTTATTTGTGTGTAAGATGAGTTCAATTATATGCCAAAGTTTAGTCTACTCCATTAAAGTTGTTCTCTGATAACTGATAATTCACTCTTTATGTTCGGCTTTTGATTTTTCTCAAAATAAGTtggtgagaaaaaaaaaaagataattaccTGATTGCGGCAAGGTTAATCTCCTCTGTTTTTTCAGATCAAACAGTTAAAATTTTAAAGGTTTTCAACATACATAGAAGTATATGTCTTGATTGCTTGTCTCCGTtaatacataaaaaataaaaaataaaaagattgaTGAAACTATAGAGGAAATCCATTTAGACTCACCAGAAACTTAAGATTTTCTCAGAGTACTTTTAGAATTCAATATCTCCTATCAAGATTAAAGTTActgattgattttttttctattcattGACTCTTGATCAGCTGGTCGCTTGCCGAAGAACAACGGTATTCCATGGCGTGGAGATTCTGGCCTCAAAGATGGCTTTGATCAACCAGATATTAAGGGGGGGCTTGTTGGAGGATACTATGATGCAGGGGACAACATAAAATTTCATTTCCCAATGGCCTACTCCATGACACTCCTGAGTTGGTCAGTGATAGAATACAGTCAAAAGTACCAAGCAATTGGAGAGTACAACCACATCAGAGAACTCATAAAATGGGGCACCGATTACTTGCTTAAAACCTTCAATTCTTCTGCCACCACCATTGATAAAATCTATAGCCAGGTAAAGATGTAGACTATCTTTGTTCTTACAATTTGATGCTACATGCTCTTAGGTCTCTTATCTGTTGGAAACCACTGCTAGCTGCATCTGAAAGCATACCTACCAAGATGGCAGACAATTTATTCAAACTTCCTGGATCAGAactctattattatttttatagattgtgatctataaattttctattaaaaaaaaaatgtatgctCTATAAGGTAACATGATCGACCAAGTAATTGCAATGTTGTAATCTCATTGCTTCATAATTGTTTTAGATATGGATATATCTCAAAACTATAATATTTCTGATATCCACTGCTTTCTCCTCCAAATACTTTACCTCATAAAGTCAGTCCTATGTCGCTGGAGAAGTTGCTTCATTTAAATTCTTCAAAATGTTTTATTTCTTTAAGAATATTTCTCAGGAATACAATTATTCTAAAGAAGATATTCTTCATCCTTATCAGTATTAATGTCGATCCCATTCTTACATGATAATTGTTAAAATTTCCAATTCAATCCTCTCGACAATTCAATGAGACTTCGATCATCTAATAGATTCGGAACTTGGAAGAGACCTTTTCTTATGTACAAATGATTTTCTGTACAACTAATTTCAGATCTTGCTGCCATCTCTTTTAAGTGTGGAAATAATCCATTCAATATAATTCTGAGAAATTCAGCATTCATCCAACAGACTTTTGCTCATGAAGAGAATTAAATGCACAAGTCCCACACATTCCAGCGCAAGTATTGGTAATTGGCATTGTATATGATCACTACAATTACCTTGCATCATCTCTGGTGGCTAAAATTCTTGCAATGCATGATCTATCATCACAAAGCTTCAGCCTGAAAATACTTTTATCTACTATCATCATCAAGCTCTTGGCATCAAATAATCATTAAGATACTATATCCCTGCTATGTTGGATCAATTTTATGAACCCTTATTTGCAAATCATTCCCAAGAAGAGAGCAACCACTGACCTCCACTGTTACTTCAGACTTCTTCAATTCTTTTCTTAGATTTGAATCCATTCTAGCCAGCTGAGGTCTTCCCCTCCTCTTTCAGGCTCTCAACTTCATATGTTCTTCTGTTTGTCAGGTCGGTGAGGCGACAAATTCCTCGACGACACCGGACGACCACTACTGCTGGATGAGACCTGAAGACATGGACTACCCCCGCAAGACCCAGGTTGCAAGCTCTGCCCCAGACTTGGGAGGTGAGATGGCTGCAGCACTGGCTGCTGCCTCCATTGTCTTCCGCGACGACCCCGCCTACTCCATGAAGCTCATCAGTGGCGCAGCAACAGTTTACAAGTTTGCAAGGAGCATGGGCCACAGAACGCCCTACTCCCGAGGGAACCCGTACATCGAGCCCTTCTACAACTCAACGGGCTACTGGGATGAGTACATGTGGAGTGCTGCATGGATGTACTATGCCACCGGCAACAGCAGCTACATGAGCTTTGTGACTGATCCGAGGCTGCCGAGGAATGCCAAGGCCTTCATGCAAATCCCAGATTTCGGGGTTCTCAGCTGGGACAACAAGCTCCCAGCTGCCATGCTGCTTCTAACCAGGTTCAGGCTGTTCTTGAGCCCGGGCTATCCTTATGAGGAGACTCTCCGTGGGTACCATAATGCCACAGGCCTCGACATGTGTTCATGTTTTAAGGAATTCCATGTCTTCAATTGGACACGAGGTAACATGATGCCATCTTTCAGAaatcaatatatatacatatataatcgcAATAAAAATCTTTCAGTCGCTCGAATCCAAGTTGTCTTTTATGAGAAAAAGGATCAAGAAAACCTCAATTGGTCATTAACATAACTACAAAAGGAAGCCAAGATAACTATAATATGAGCAAtggggttaaaaaaaaaaaaagacgagaGACCATGACACTATTTAGTTGTGAAGAACCTGCAGATAGAAGAAGAGTGCAGCAAtgctgataaaaaaaaaaaagtgggagCATTGAAAATTTTCATCAGCATATTGAAGTCTTCTTCTGCCTTACAGATTTCCAAGAAAACTGCATGCATGGGTATTTTTATGATACAGAAATGGCTTATCCAACTCTTAAAATGCGATATAACCAAGAAGTATTGAATTTTACTAACCAAGAATTTTACTAGTTTGATAAGCTGACACCTTCTGTACGCAGGTGGACTCATTGAACTGAACCACGGAAGGCCTCAGCCGCTGCAATATGCAGCGGCGACGTCGTTCCTGGCATCCCTCTACGCCGACTATATGGACGCAGCTAATGTCCCCGGATGGTATTGCGGCCCCTACTACTTCTCCACCAGCTCCCTTCGGAGCTTCGCTGCCTCCcaggtccccacctcttctctTTTCCACTGATGCAGCACTCGATCTTGGCTTCATTTATTAATTTCCACCCATTACGAAAACTAGATGCCAGCATCTTTGAAAGAGCACTGTTCAATCATGAAAAAATATGATTGTTTTATGCAACAATCTATTCTCAAGAATAGATTAAAAACCTGAGGAAAAGTTGATGCTGGGAAACTTCCGTTTCCCATGTTTTCTCCTAGTAAGCAAGCTTCACAGCTAATTAGCCACATCCTTGTGTCGCAGGTGGATTACATCTTAGGAGACAATCCAAAGAAGATGAGTTATGTGGTGGGTTATGGCAAGAACTACCCGAAGCACGTCCATCACCGCGGCGCCTCGATCCCCGACAACGGCGTCAAGTACTCGTGCACCGGCGGGCGGAAGTGGTTAAATGCCAAATCCGCCAACCCCAATGTGATCACCGGCGCCATGGTCGGCGGCCCCGATCGTTCCGACGGCTTCGTCGACGTGAGAAAGAACTACGGCTACACCGAGCCCACGCTAGCCGGCAATGCAGGCCTTGTCGCAGCCCTTGTGTCGCTGACAAGCAGTGGCGGTGCTGGCGTCGACAAGAACACCATGTTCTCGGCTGTGCCGCCACTCTTCCCGGCAACGCCACCGCCGCCACCACCATGGAAGCCATGAGAGCCCGCTGCTTTTAGTTGGTTGGGGAGGAATGTCCTGGCCTTTCATACTTTTGAGTTATTTggtgtttattttttttatgtttgagTTATTTGGTGTACAAGATATTGATAAAAAAGATTGCGCCATAGCTGAGAGTTGTACGTTTGAACTTGGAGCCACGTTAGAAATAAAAATGACTTGATTTGATCACTAAGAACAGTAAAAGGTTAGCTGGGGAGAGTTAGAAAGATGATCCTTCTTCAACAATAACtaagatatttgaaaaaaagaaaggatataCGAACCAAGGCTTATTGCAGTTATCACGCCACATATTCTTGGTAGAAAAAATTCCATTTGCAATTGACTACCACAGAAAAAGGAGAAGCCCTCACCCAATACCTGATGAAGGCAGCATCCATACCCAAGTCTCTCATGCAGCCACCAAGACAAAGGAAGGCCTTAAAAAGTCCAGAACTTTTGGATTCTGAACGTTGTCATGCCTGGACAAACAAACGGTAATTTATTGAGAATGTGTTGCATCATAGTAGAGCAAGCTTATTAAGAATTATAGTGCTGTTGATTAGACACTGACAGACATCTGATGCTGAAACATACAGAAGTATGACCTGCTATTCTGCTAACCTCTGCTACGGTTCCACCTGCATGGAAAATTACTAGAGCAGACAAAAATGGTATGGGTTTAGATGATGACAAGAACCTTAAGATTTAAATGAATTAATCAAAGACTTTAAATTACTATGACAagtaactaaaaaaaaaatgaaagaaaaaaagaaaaaagatgtaTTCTGCTTGTTCAGGGAAAAAAATGATATTTATCTGGCTTATCCTTCATTCTTATTGCGTATAAAATTTATAACCCGCATCGATTTCAAACGTCAATCATCCTTGGCATGTTCCAGTCTTATCTAGCGATTTCATTTCGCTCACAACATCtcattcaaaatattttatgtcaatctttttaagttttttcaACAGACGGAGTAAAACCCAGGTTCCCCATAGACATCCATACGGCCATCATTCTACAGAAACTAAATAGTGGCTCGATCGATTTCACATTACTGCTGCCAGGATACCTCAGCCGAACAAAGGAAACAAGCTGAAATCACTC from the Phoenix dactylifera cultivar Barhee BC4 chromosome 14, palm_55x_up_171113_PBpolish2nd_filt_p, whole genome shotgun sequence genome contains:
- the LOC103715280 gene encoding endoglucanase 12-like, which codes for MHSGNQWGGAFEIHVDPATDDEHSRSLDLDRGALSRHQLDETQQSWLLEPQDGSQKKDKYVDLGCVVCKRKVLWWVIWSALIAFVVVGIPIIIVKSLPKHKEKAPPPDRYAMALQKALLFFNAQKSGRLPKNNGIPWRGDSGLKDGFDQPDIKGGLVGGYYDAGDNIKFHFPMAYSMTLLSWSVIEYSQKYQAIGEYNHIRELIKWGTDYLLKTFNSSATTIDKIYSQVGEATNSSTTPDDHYCWMRPEDMDYPRKTQVASSAPDLGGEMAAALAAASIVFRDDPAYSMKLISGAATVYKFARSMGHRTPYSRGNPYIEPFYNSTGYWDEYMWSAAWMYYATGNSSYMSFVTDPRLPRNAKAFMQIPDFGVLSWDNKLPAAMLLLTRFRLFLSPGYPYEETLRGYHNATGLDMCSCFKEFHVFNWTRGGLIELNHGRPQPLQYAAATSFLASLYADYMDAANVPGWYCGPYYFSTSSLRSFAASQVDYILGDNPKKMSYVVGYGKNYPKHVHHRGASIPDNGVKYSCTGGRKWLNAKSANPNVITGAMVGGPDRSDGFVDVRKNYGYTEPTLAGNAGLVAALVSLTSSGGAGVDKNTMFSAVPPLFPATPPPPPPWKP